Proteins from a genomic interval of Papaver somniferum cultivar HN1 chromosome 4, ASM357369v1, whole genome shotgun sequence:
- the LOC113272060 gene encoding glucan endo-1,3-beta-glucosidase-like gives MRSIVEFLVANRSPLLVNIYPYFAYNDNRQQIQLDYALFTANRVIVTDSGNGLRYWNLFDAMTDAAYAAIEKVGGYNVDIVVAESGWPSGQNGDIATIPNTRTYVNNLISHVSGTSGTPKRPGRSIETYIFGLFNENTKGGLPTERHFGLYYPDMREIFPVTFR, from the coding sequence ATGAGATCGATAGTAGAGTTTTTAGTAGCCAACAGGAGTCCTCTCCTCGTAAATATCTATCCTTACTTCGCGTACAATGACAACCGACAACAAATACAATTGGATTATGCGTTATTTACGGCAAATCGAGTTATTGTAACGGACAGCGGTAACGGACTACGGTACTGGAACTTGTTTGATGCTATGACCGATGCAGCATATGCGGCGATCGAGAAGGTTGGTGGATACAATGTCGATATTGTCGTTGCCGAAAGTGGATGGCCATCTGGTCAAAATGGAGATATTGCAACCATTCCAAATACTAGGACATATGTTAACAATTTGATTTCACACGTATCGGGAACATCTGGAACCCCCAAAAGGCCAGGGAGGAGCATagagacttatatttttggcCTTTTTAACGAGAATACGAAGGGTGGTCTCCCGACTGAGCGACATTTTGGCCTGTACTACCCTGACATGAGAGAAATCTTCCCTGTCACTTTCCGTTAG
- the LOC113272061 gene encoding lichenase-like, which produces MRTMEPIILFYKISFFAALLISSNIFVEAGNVGVNYGRQGNNLPSPSAVVSLLRSRNVDRIRLFSPDWDVLNALRGSGIGVVLCVPNRDIQRMGNDPDFAGNWIWNNVLSFGDVQFRYISVGNEVNIPYAGESNHILPAMRNLHNALRAAGKTTPVTTTISFGGL; this is translated from the exons ATGAGAACAATGGAACCGATAATCTTGTTTTACAAAATTTCCTTCTTTGCAGCACTTCTCATTTCATCAAATATATTCGTTG AAGCGGGAAATGTTGGTGTGAACTATGGAAGGCAAGGAAACAACCTACCGTCCCCGAGTGCAGTCGTTAGCCTCTTAAGATCGAGAAATGTGGACCGAATTCGGCTTTTTAGTCCAGATTGGGATGTCCTAAATGCCCTACGAGGGTCAGGAATCGGAGTCGTACTTTGTGTCCCCAACCGAGATATCCAAAGGATGGGAAATGATCCAGATTTTGCTGGAAATTGGATTTGGAACAATGTCCTTTCATTCGGTGATGTTCAATTTCGATACATTTCAGTGGGAAATGAAGTCAATATTCCTTACGCTGGAGAGTCAAATCACATTCTTCCTGCTATGCGAAATCTTCATAATGCACTTAGAGCTGCTGGGAAAACAACTCCAGTTACTACAACTATTTCTTTTGGTGGGTTGTAG